The following are encoded in a window of Amphibacillus xylanus NBRC 15112 genomic DNA:
- the cmk gene encoding (d)CMP kinase, which translates to MTHKGIAIAIDGPAAAGKSTVARKIADKLNYIYIDTGAMYRALTLKALNNDIDPNNEDELYQLLLDTTIKLTQAEQTQRVLLDDTDVTEAIRNEEVTNNVSTVAKHRLIREEMVERQRQFVQENNIVMDGRDIGTHVIPDADVKVFLIASVEERAQRRYIENKQKGFNPDLEKLKQEIAERDRFDTEREVSPLVKAEDAVELDTTSLSIDEVVEEILKIVERKGGI; encoded by the coding sequence ATGACACATAAAGGAATAGCGATAGCAATTGATGGACCAGCAGCTGCAGGAAAGAGTACTGTTGCAAGAAAGATTGCTGATAAATTAAATTATATATACATAGATACTGGTGCCATGTATCGGGCATTAACATTAAAAGCGTTAAATAATGACATCGATCCAAACAATGAAGATGAACTATATCAATTACTATTAGATACAACTATAAAATTAACTCAAGCAGAACAGACTCAGCGAGTTTTATTGGATGATACCGATGTGACAGAAGCAATTAGAAATGAAGAAGTAACGAATAATGTCTCAACTGTTGCTAAACATCGATTAATTCGTGAAGAGATGGTAGAAAGACAAAGACAATTTGTACAAGAAAATAATATAGTGATGGATGGTCGTGATATTGGCACGCACGTTATTCCCGATGCTGATGTGAAAGTATTTCTAATCGCATCAGTAGAAGAAAGAGCACAAAGACGTTACATCGAAAATAAGCAAAAAGGATTCAATCCGGATTTAGAAAAATTAAAACAAGAAATCGCAGAACGAGACCGTTTTGATACTGAACGAGAGGTCTCACCATTGGTTAAGGCAGAGGATGCCGTAGAGCTAGATACAACATCATTAAGTATTGATGAAGTAGTGGAAGAAATTCTAAAAATAGTTGAACGTAAAGGGGGGATTTGA
- a CDS encoding flagellar brake protein gives MIKIGTMITLEKQADDEELQQFRCRVVEKKGSTLYIDYPINTKTGRTDFFPNGTFLFAYFVGEDQSIYKFYTEIVDRKREKVPMLLIRFDQNKLTKIQRREYVRVNANLDVSISDPERELDTFTTITKDISGGGLAVILPPDVEVRPAMPLDLVIVLRMKDDKIDYVFTQAEAIRVFNQSEDSKQLLSMKFINIYEQDRQKIIQFCFETQLKARRKGLDN, from the coding sequence ATGATCAAGATAGGTACAATGATAACACTCGAAAAACAAGCAGATGATGAGGAATTACAACAATTTAGATGTCGAGTTGTCGAAAAGAAAGGATCAACTTTATATATTGATTATCCAATTAATACAAAAACAGGTCGAACTGATTTTTTCCCTAACGGCACATTTTTATTTGCATATTTTGTCGGTGAAGATCAATCGATTTATAAATTTTATACAGAGATCGTTGATCGAAAAAGAGAAAAGGTTCCGATGCTATTAATTAGATTTGATCAAAATAAATTAACCAAAATTCAGCGGAGAGAATATGTTAGGGTTAATGCAAATTTAGACGTTTCTATCTCTGATCCTGAACGAGAGTTGGATACTTTTACAACAATTACAAAAGATATAAGTGGAGGCGGTCTTGCCGTAATATTACCACCCGATGTAGAAGTTAGACCAGCAATGCCACTGGATCTAGTGATTGTTTTACGTATGAAGGATGATAAAATTGATTATGTCTTTACCCAGGCTGAGGCGATCCGCGTATTTAATCAATCAGAAGATTCGAAACAACTGTTATCAATGAAATTTATTAATATTTATGAACAAGATCGTCAGAAAATTATTCAATTTTGCTTCGAAACGCAATTAAAAGCTAGAAGAAAAGGATTAGACAATTAA
- a CDS encoding lysophospholipid acyltransferase family protein yields the protein MTLYQVAKNLVWYALKPLYRMEVIGVENIPKDGPVIICSNHISNFDPPVVGGSAPRVVHFLAKEELFKGKFGKFLFSKLNAVPIKRGMKDRQALRQALNILKEGKVLGLFPEGTRSKTGELGEGLSGIGFFALRSEATVVPCVIVGPYKVGRRLKIVYGEPVKMDKLREEKASAKETTEQIMQEISKLQKKHA from the coding sequence ATGACACTCTACCAAGTAGCAAAAAATCTGGTCTGGTATGCATTAAAGCCATTATATCGAATGGAAGTTATCGGGGTTGAAAATATCCCTAAAGATGGACCAGTAATCATTTGTTCAAATCATATTTCGAACTTCGACCCCCCAGTAGTTGGTGGATCAGCACCGAGAGTCGTTCATTTTTTAGCTAAAGAAGAATTATTTAAAGGTAAATTCGGTAAATTTTTATTCTCTAAATTAAATGCTGTTCCAATTAAGCGAGGTATGAAGGATCGACAAGCGTTAAGACAAGCACTTAACATATTAAAAGAGGGAAAAGTTCTTGGTCTATTCCCAGAGGGAACAAGAAGTAAGACTGGTGAATTAGGTGAAGGCTTATCAGGAATCGGTTTTTTCGCCCTTCGATCAGAAGCGACCGTTGTCCCATGTGTTATTGTTGGACCATATAAAGTTGGTCGCCGATTAAAAATAGTCTACGGTGAACCAGTAAAAATGGACAAATTACGCGAGGAAAAGGCTTCAGCTAAAGAAACGACAGAGCAAATAATGCAAGAAATCAGTAAATTGCAAAAAAAACATGCATAA
- the ltrA gene encoding group II intron reverse transcriptase/maturase: protein MYERKLLNQILDEGNLNLAIKQVKRNKGSAGVDGMSVEQIQGYLALNKDDLLKSIRNRTYKPEPVLRVEIPKPNGGVRLLGIPTVKDRVIQQAIAQILTPLFDRQFSDYSYGFRPRRYAEMAIIKGLEYMNDGYEWIVDIDLERFFDTVNHDRLMNLVARTVEDGDVISLIRKFLVSGVQIDEEYKETIIGTPQGGNLSPLLSNIMLHELDMELENRGLRFVRYADDCIIFAKSQMAANRIMRSITRFIEEKLGLIVNADKSKVTNPNNTDFKFLGFGFYKDYYAKQYKAKPHHKSVERFKYKLKQLTKRNWSIDTKYRVGRINQVIRGWVNYFKIGYMKKLLMNIDAHLRVRLRACIWTKWKTAKNRRKNLIKLGLKRNKAYEYSHSSKGATRVAYSWILATTITNERLARFGLVSGLEHYNQIHA from the coding sequence ATGTATGAGAGAAAATTACTAAATCAAATACTAGACGAAGGAAATCTTAACTTAGCAATAAAACAGGTGAAGAGGAATAAAGGCTCCGCAGGTGTCGACGGAATGTCGGTCGAACAAATACAGGGTTATCTAGCGTTAAATAAAGATGACCTTTTAAAAAGTATTCGAAATAGAACCTACAAACCAGAACCTGTCCTGAGGGTGGAAATACCAAAGCCTAATGGCGGTGTGCGATTACTTGGCATACCCACAGTTAAAGATCGAGTGATCCAACAAGCAATAGCACAAATCCTAACTCCACTATTTGATAGACAATTCAGTGACTATAGCTATGGCTTTAGACCAAGACGATATGCGGAAATGGCAATTATCAAAGGACTAGAGTATATGAATGATGGTTATGAGTGGATTGTCGATATTGATCTTGAACGGTTCTTTGATACGGTGAACCATGACCGATTAATGAATCTTGTCGCACGAACAGTGGAGGACGGGGATGTCATCTCACTCATTCGAAAATTTCTTGTCAGTGGTGTACAGATTGATGAGGAATACAAGGAAACGATCATTGGCACCCCGCAAGGAGGAAACCTTTCACCTTTACTAAGTAATATCATGCTTCATGAACTTGATATGGAACTTGAGAATAGAGGACTTAGGTTTGTGAGATATGCAGATGACTGCATCATCTTTGCCAAAAGCCAAATGGCAGCGAATCGAATTATGCGTTCGATCACCCGTTTTATAGAAGAAAAGTTAGGTTTAATTGTAAATGCAGACAAATCAAAAGTAACGAATCCAAACAATACGGACTTTAAATTTCTCGGCTTTGGTTTCTACAAAGATTACTATGCAAAGCAATATAAAGCGAAACCGCATCATAAATCAGTAGAGCGTTTCAAATATAAACTGAAACAATTAACCAAGAGGAATTGGAGCATTGACACAAAGTATCGTGTCGGACGAATCAATCAAGTGATACGAGGTTGGGTTAACTACTTTAAAATTGGCTACATGAAAAAGCTTCTGATGAACATTGATGCCCATCTGCGTGTTCGATTGCGTGCATGTATATGGACAAAATGGAAGACGGCGAAAAACCGTCGAAAGAACCTCATAAAATTGGGGTTAAAGCGAAATAAAGCATATGAATATAGCCATTCAAGTAAAGGTGCGACGCGAGTCGCGTACTCGTGGATATTAGCGACTACGATTACTAATGAAAGACTTGCCCGCTTCGGACTAGTCTCAGGATTAGAACACTACAATCAAATACATGCTTAA
- the ypeB gene encoding germination protein YpeB: MRRWISIIVLSIALVFTAFWGYRQFNDKELLIVQAENNYQRAFHDLTYHIDLLYDKIGTTLALNSKDTLSPQMIEIWTLSSQAQSDVSQLPLGLLPFTKTETFLADIGEFTYHVAIRDLDNEPLNDEEIDRLSSLYESANEIRKELRSVQHKVFSDGLKWVEVEMALAKNDRETPNHIIDGFTAVEDYTSGFDESHFDNLSADLPSQQDRFRYVDGDPITEKEVKELIMKQFDLTADLDIELQKSGDGAQLPTYSGGFTHEDERGYIEVTESGGHVLSYMINRDLGKAKISLHDAEKEAEKVLKQEGFEDVRRLKSSQYDETGLFQFAVTNDDVWIYPDRITVKVALDNGDIIGFNATDYYRNHHDREIKQPKLSFEEAKQFVSPSLNIEDQHLAIIEDKAGNEILTYAFFGTLNHDTYQIFIDADTGKEIFVELMHDVESKWG; the protein is encoded by the coding sequence ATGAGAAGATGGATCAGCATTATCGTGCTCTCAATTGCTCTTGTATTCACAGCGTTTTGGGGTTATCGACAATTTAATGATAAAGAATTGTTAATTGTTCAAGCTGAAAATAATTATCAACGTGCATTCCATGATCTAACATATCATATCGATCTTCTATATGATAAGATCGGTACTACTCTGGCACTAAATTCAAAAGATACACTTTCACCGCAGATGATTGAGATCTGGACTTTATCATCTCAAGCACAAAGTGATGTTAGTCAATTGCCACTAGGATTACTGCCATTTACTAAAACAGAAACATTTTTAGCAGATATCGGAGAATTTACTTATCATGTCGCAATACGTGATTTAGACAATGAACCATTAAATGATGAAGAAATTGATCGTTTAAGTTCATTATATGAATCGGCCAATGAAATACGGAAAGAATTAAGATCCGTACAACATAAAGTTTTCTCTGATGGGCTGAAATGGGTCGAAGTTGAAATGGCTCTAGCCAAAAACGATCGTGAGACACCGAATCACATTATTGACGGTTTTACTGCTGTAGAAGATTATACGTCCGGTTTTGATGAATCACACTTTGATAACTTATCGGCAGATTTACCTTCTCAGCAAGATCGTTTTCGCTATGTTGATGGCGATCCGATCACTGAGAAAGAGGTAAAGGAACTCATTATGAAGCAATTTGATTTAACCGCCGATTTAGATATTGAACTACAAAAAAGTGGCGATGGTGCTCAGTTACCTACGTACAGTGGTGGCTTCACCCACGAAGATGAACGTGGTTATATAGAAGTTACTGAGTCTGGTGGCCATGTCTTGTCATATATGATTAATCGTGATCTAGGTAAGGCTAAAATTAGTTTACATGATGCTGAGAAAGAAGCAGAGAAAGTATTAAAACAAGAAGGATTTGAAGATGTAAGACGATTAAAGTCTAGCCAATATGACGAAACAGGACTATTTCAATTTGCTGTTACTAACGACGATGTTTGGATTTATCCAGATAGAATAACAGTCAAGGTCGCATTAGATAACGGTGATATAATTGGTTTTAATGCAACTGACTATTATCGAAACCATCATGACAGAGAAATAAAACAACCAAAACTATCTTTTGAAGAAGCAAAACAATTTGTTAGTCCTTCTTTAAATATTGAAGATCAGCATTTAGCTATTATTGAAGATAAGGCTGGAAATGAAATATTAACTTATGCATTCTTCGGCACGCTAAATCATGATACTTATCAAATTTTTATCGATGCAGATACAGGAAAAGAGATTTTTGTTGAATTAATGCATGATGTAGAGAGTAAATGGGGTTAA